The following are encoded together in the Raineyella sp. LH-20 genome:
- the cysS gene encoding cysteine--tRNA ligase, giving the protein MTHRTREFVPVVPGKVSIYHCGLTVQSAPHLGHIRKEVVFDVLRRWLAWSGYEVKVVANVTDIDDKILRKSAEQGVEWYALAYRFELELHKAYQALGCLPPTYEPRATGHIPEMLELVQQLIDRGHAYVAEDGSGDVYFDVRSWPDYGRLSGQRVADMAPAEDSDPRGKRDPRDFALWKGRTDSSEPATASWHTPWGRGRPGWHLECSAMAGKYLGDEFDIHGGGLDLRFPHHENELAQSTAAGRPFARYWMHNAWVTAAGEKMSKSLGNGALVTEVTRQYPARAVRFYLVAPHYRSAIEYSDTSLAEATASLARIDSFLDRAQDVVGETAPATQLPADFVAAMDDDLGTPAAMATLYTTVKTGNQAIEAGDTASVREAYAAVRAMLGVLGLDPFDPVWSESAGAGAALEPVVDGLVKALLDQRQEARARKDYPAADGIRDALAALGVHVEDTPQGPKWSVEH; this is encoded by the coding sequence ATGACCCACCGGACACGGGAGTTCGTCCCCGTCGTCCCCGGGAAGGTCTCGATCTATCACTGCGGCCTGACGGTGCAGTCGGCCCCCCACCTGGGCCACATCCGCAAGGAGGTCGTCTTCGACGTCCTGCGCCGGTGGCTGGCCTGGTCGGGCTACGAGGTGAAGGTCGTCGCCAACGTCACCGACATCGACGACAAGATCCTGCGCAAGTCCGCCGAGCAGGGCGTCGAGTGGTACGCCCTCGCCTACCGCTTCGAGCTGGAGTTGCACAAGGCCTACCAGGCGCTCGGCTGCCTGCCCCCGACGTACGAGCCGCGGGCCACCGGCCACATCCCCGAGATGCTCGAGCTGGTCCAGCAGCTGATCGACCGGGGGCACGCGTACGTCGCCGAGGACGGCTCGGGCGACGTCTACTTCGACGTACGCTCCTGGCCCGACTACGGCCGGCTGTCCGGCCAGCGGGTCGCCGACATGGCGCCGGCCGAGGACTCCGACCCGCGCGGCAAGCGCGATCCGCGCGATTTCGCCCTGTGGAAGGGCCGCACCGACTCCAGCGAGCCGGCGACGGCGTCCTGGCACACCCCGTGGGGGCGTGGGCGTCCCGGCTGGCACCTGGAGTGCTCGGCGATGGCCGGCAAGTACCTCGGCGACGAGTTCGACATCCACGGTGGCGGGCTGGATCTGCGCTTCCCGCACCACGAGAACGAGCTGGCCCAGTCGACCGCGGCCGGGCGGCCGTTCGCCCGTTACTGGATGCACAACGCCTGGGTGACCGCGGCCGGCGAGAAGATGTCGAAGTCGCTCGGCAACGGCGCGCTGGTCACCGAGGTGACCCGGCAGTACCCGGCGCGCGCGGTGCGGTTCTATTTGGTGGCGCCGCACTACCGGTCGGCGATCGAGTACTCCGACACCTCGCTGGCCGAGGCGACGGCGTCGCTGGCCCGGATCGACTCCTTCCTGGACCGGGCGCAGGATGTCGTCGGCGAGACCGCCCCGGCGACCCAGCTGCCAGCGGATTTCGTGGCGGCGATGGATGACGACCTCGGCACGCCGGCGGCGATGGCCACCCTCTACACCACCGTGAAGACGGGCAACCAGGCGATCGAGGCCGGCGACACGGCCTCGGTCCGCGAGGCGTACGCCGCCGTCCGGGCGATGCTCGGGGTGCTCGGCCTCGACCCGTTCGACCCGGTCTGGAGCGAGTCGGCCGGCGCCGGGGCGGCACTGGAGCCGGTCGTCGACGGCCTGGTGAAGGCCTTGTTGGACCAGCGCCAGGAAGCCCGGGCGCGGAAGGACTACCCGGCGGCCGACGGCATCCGGGACGCACTGGCGGCGCTCGGCGTCCACGTCGAGGACACGCCCCAGGGACCGAAGTGGAGCGTGGAGCACTGA
- a CDS encoding sn-glycerol-3-phosphate ABC transporter ATP-binding protein UgpC: protein MATVSFREATRIYPGADRPAVDKLSLDIADGEFMVLVGPSGSGKSTTLRMLAGLEEVTAGSVWIGDQDVTTLPPKDRDIAMVFQNYALYPHMTVADNMGFALKMQNVPNEERAARVLEAAKLLGLEDFLHRKPKALSGGQRQRVAMGRAIVRKPQVFLMDEPLSNLDAKLRVTTRTQIASLQTRLGITTVYVTHDQIEAMTLGDRVAVLDEGVLQQVDSPIALYDTPRNLFVAGFIGSPSMNLLQGRVVEGGVRLGDWIAPIPRQVLDRADPGAGVTLGIRPESLALSHDERGVELSVEVVEELGADAYLYGAPTATILSSRQESDRLVARISTRHTPKRHERVRLMVDPGDVHVFDNATGLRIS, encoded by the coding sequence ATGGCCACCGTGTCCTTCCGCGAAGCGACCCGCATCTATCCCGGCGCCGACCGCCCCGCGGTCGACAAGCTCTCCCTGGACATCGCCGACGGCGAGTTCATGGTGCTGGTCGGCCCCTCGGGGTCCGGCAAGTCGACGACGCTGCGGATGCTGGCCGGCCTGGAGGAGGTGACTGCCGGTTCGGTGTGGATCGGCGACCAGGACGTCACCACGCTGCCGCCCAAGGACCGTGACATCGCCATGGTCTTCCAGAACTACGCGCTCTACCCGCACATGACGGTGGCGGACAACATGGGCTTCGCCCTCAAGATGCAGAACGTCCCGAACGAGGAGCGGGCCGCCCGGGTGCTGGAGGCCGCGAAGCTGCTCGGCCTGGAGGACTTCCTGCACCGCAAGCCGAAGGCGCTCTCCGGCGGGCAGCGCCAGCGGGTGGCGATGGGCCGGGCGATCGTCCGCAAGCCCCAGGTGTTCCTGATGGACGAGCCGCTGTCCAACCTCGACGCGAAGCTGCGGGTGACCACCCGTACGCAGATCGCCTCCCTGCAGACTCGACTGGGGATCACCACCGTCTACGTCACCCATGACCAGATCGAGGCGATGACCCTCGGGGACCGCGTCGCCGTGCTCGACGAGGGCGTGCTGCAGCAGGTGGACAGCCCGATCGCCCTCTACGACACGCCGCGCAACCTCTTCGTCGCCGGTTTCATCGGCTCCCCGTCGATGAACCTTCTGCAGGGCCGGGTCGTCGAGGGCGGCGTACGCCTCGGCGACTGGATCGCCCCGATCCCGCGCCAGGTGCTCGACCGGGCCGACCCGGGCGCCGGGGTCACCCTCGGCATCCGGCCCGAATCGCTCGCGCTGTCCCACGACGAGCGCGGTGTCGAACTGTCCGTCGAGGTGGTCGAGGAGCTCGGCGCCGACGCGTACCTCTACGGTGCGCCGACCGCGACGATCCTCAGCAGCCGCCAGGAGTCCGATCGGCTGGTGGCCCGGATCTCCACCCGGCACACCCCCAAGCGCCACGAACGGGTGCGGCTGATGGTCGACCCCGGCGACGTGCACGTCTTCGACAACGCGACCGGCCTGCGGATCTCCTGA
- a CDS encoding DedA family protein produces MSDPAPEPVSRADEPATDEVAVDEAAVGEAVTDEAAEGETQDRPWWDDPSLPWSHEPTRRDLVCWSGIGLVGIYSLVMLPLRPVLLGYTPYVLAAVSGSRTAVVMIGALSATGDHWWWLGWLLATLSILKFDWVYFWAGKLWGRGLLEVMTGTSERARKRNERAERFALRWAVPAVLVTYLPIPLPAPIIYASVGAAGMSWRRFLVVDAVGAAVLQGVYLLLGHQLGEPAVRIVETYAKYSIWLSLVLLAVVIGGMLWGDRRRKAVRVAD; encoded by the coding sequence ATGAGCGACCCAGCCCCCGAGCCCGTGTCGCGGGCCGACGAGCCCGCCACCGACGAGGTTGCCGTCGACGAGGCTGCCGTCGGTGAAGCCGTCACTGACGAGGCCGCCGAGGGGGAGACGCAGGACCGGCCCTGGTGGGACGACCCGTCGCTGCCCTGGTCGCACGAACCGACCCGGCGTGACCTGGTCTGCTGGAGCGGGATCGGACTGGTCGGCATCTACTCGCTGGTGATGCTGCCGCTGCGCCCGGTGCTGCTCGGCTACACGCCGTACGTGCTCGCTGCGGTGTCCGGGTCTCGGACCGCCGTGGTGATGATCGGCGCGCTCTCCGCCACCGGGGACCACTGGTGGTGGCTCGGCTGGCTGCTGGCCACCCTCAGCATCCTCAAGTTCGACTGGGTCTACTTCTGGGCCGGCAAGCTGTGGGGACGCGGGTTGCTGGAGGTGATGACCGGCACCTCGGAGCGGGCCCGGAAGCGCAACGAACGGGCCGAGCGGTTCGCGCTGCGCTGGGCGGTGCCGGCTGTGCTCGTCACCTACCTGCCGATCCCGCTGCCCGCCCCGATCATCTACGCCTCGGTCGGCGCGGCCGGAATGTCGTGGCGCCGGTTCCTCGTCGTCGATGCGGTCGGTGCGGCCGTCCTGCAGGGGGTCTACCTCCTGCTCGGTCACCAACTGGGCGAGCCGGCGGTCCGGATCGTCGAGACGTACGCGAAGTACAGCATCTGGCTGTCGCTGGTGCTGCTCGCCGTGGTGATCGGCGGCATGCTCTGGGGCGACCGGCGTCGGAAGGCCGTCCGGGTCGCCGACTGA
- a CDS encoding O-acetyl-ADP-ribose deacetylase translates to MSNHASVTLVLGDITEQRADAIVNAANSSLLGGGGVDGAIHRAGGPALLEACRRLRATSLPDGLPPGQAVATTAGRLDAQWVIHTVGPMWTPAEDRTHLLMSSYRECLRVADELAVSTIAFPAISAGAYGWPVRDAARIAVTTVSTTPTQVAEATFVLRDEQTFRVFQEALQELRG, encoded by the coding sequence ATGAGCAACCACGCGTCCGTCACCCTGGTGCTCGGCGACATCACCGAGCAGCGCGCCGATGCGATCGTCAACGCCGCCAACTCCAGCCTGCTGGGCGGCGGCGGTGTCGACGGGGCGATCCATCGCGCCGGCGGCCCGGCGTTGCTGGAGGCTTGCCGTCGGCTGCGGGCGACGAGCCTGCCGGACGGTCTGCCGCCGGGCCAGGCGGTGGCCACCACGGCGGGCCGTCTCGACGCCCAGTGGGTGATCCACACCGTGGGCCCGATGTGGACGCCTGCCGAGGACCGCACCCACCTGCTGATGTCGTCCTACCGGGAGTGTCTCCGGGTGGCCGACGAACTCGCCGTGTCGACCATCGCCTTCCCGGCGATCTCCGCCGGAGCGTACGGCTGGCCGGTGCGTGACGCCGCCCGGATCGCCGTCACGACCGTGTCGACCACCCCGACCCAGGTGGCCGAGGCGACCTTCGTGCTGCGCGACGAACAGACCTTCCGGGTCTTCCAGGAGGCCCTGCAGGAGTTGCGGGGCTGA
- a CDS encoding transglutaminase family protein, producing the protein MRRTLHTSLSGDLSGPQTVYAIVAAATTYAPTQESLVVTLDGKPADVSQLVGPHGTRLHRFGTEAGTEHPVHFTLAYDAVLDGEAPPPLDDPVDLPTYLRPSRYCESDRLGQFARTQFGGLTGPALIEAVGGWVHDNVAYVPGSTGPSHSTMDVLESRRGVCRDHAHLVISLLRARNTPARFVSVWAPGLSPMEFHAVAEAWLDGQWLVVDPTHLAPRRTMVRIATGRDAADSAFLSSYGAGLRLTGYTVRADVDEPATDDHLTAVLLG; encoded by the coding sequence ATGCGGCGCACCCTCCACACCAGCCTGTCCGGAGACCTGTCCGGGCCCCAGACCGTGTACGCGATCGTGGCCGCTGCCACCACGTACGCCCCGACCCAGGAGTCACTGGTGGTCACCCTCGACGGGAAGCCCGCCGACGTCTCCCAGCTGGTCGGCCCGCACGGCACCCGCTTGCATCGCTTCGGCACCGAGGCCGGCACCGAGCATCCGGTGCACTTCACCCTGGCGTACGACGCGGTGCTGGACGGCGAGGCCCCACCACCGCTCGACGACCCGGTGGACCTGCCCACCTACCTGCGACCCAGCCGCTACTGCGAGAGCGACCGGCTCGGCCAGTTCGCCCGCACCCAGTTCGGCGGTCTCACCGGACCGGCGCTGATCGAGGCGGTCGGCGGTTGGGTGCACGACAACGTGGCGTACGTCCCGGGCTCCACCGGCCCCTCGCACTCGACGATGGACGTGCTCGAGTCGCGTCGGGGCGTCTGCCGTGACCACGCACACCTGGTGATCAGCCTGCTGCGCGCCCGCAACACGCCGGCCCGGTTCGTGTCGGTGTGGGCGCCGGGGTTGTCGCCGATGGAGTTCCATGCGGTGGCCGAGGCCTGGCTCGACGGCCAGTGGCTGGTCGTCGACCCGACCCACCTGGCGCCGCGGCGGACGATGGTCCGGATCGCCACCGGCCGCGACGCCGCCGACAGCGCCTTCCTGTCCAGTTACGGCGCCGGGCTGCGGCTCACCGGCTACACCGTCCGGGCCGACGTGGACGAGCCGGCGACCGACGACCACCTCACCGCGGTGCTGCTCGGCTGA
- a CDS encoding DUF4032 domain-containing protein has translation MPRFLSAHPDARLLPLPWGTPLAEWPAEHLVALPRGISRHVVRFIRVGNEVYAAKEVVEHLAMHEYRLLHDLMRLGTPAVEPVGVVTLRSTPAGVPLDPILITKHLQFSLPYRTLFSKGVRSDTVTRLLDAMVVLLARLHLIGFLWGDVSLSNTLFRRDASDFAAHLVDAETGEFHDRLSDGQREHDLEMARVNLFGEFLDLEAGGLLDSALDPEQLVDTIVTRYRELWHELTGVEEFDGSEMHRIEGRVRRLNALGFDVAELDITTDIDGSTIRIQPKVVDAGHHARRLMRLTGLDTEENQARRLLNDLDSYRARTGQQNLDESVVAHQWLTECFEPVLHLVPEEFASKLEPAQIYHEMLDYRWYRSEAAGHEVPLLEATQGYVRDVLSHLPDEELSVAPTGSDQPREVIAAVSADDLDDQPAPDDPWETGEDLAVATNGYLDMAAIRAKAARRRVP, from the coding sequence GTGCCTCGGTTCCTCTCCGCGCATCCGGATGCCCGGTTGCTCCCGCTGCCCTGGGGGACTCCGCTGGCCGAGTGGCCCGCGGAGCACCTCGTCGCGCTCCCGCGCGGTATCTCCCGGCACGTCGTCCGGTTCATCCGGGTCGGCAACGAGGTGTACGCCGCCAAGGAGGTCGTCGAACACCTGGCGATGCACGAGTACCGGCTGCTGCACGACCTGATGCGGCTCGGCACGCCGGCCGTCGAACCGGTCGGCGTGGTCACGCTGCGGTCCACCCCGGCCGGGGTGCCGCTCGACCCGATCCTGATCACCAAGCACCTGCAGTTCTCGCTGCCCTATCGCACGCTCTTCTCCAAGGGCGTACGGTCCGACACCGTCACCCGGCTGCTCGACGCGATGGTCGTCCTGCTGGCCCGGCTGCACCTGATCGGCTTCCTGTGGGGCGACGTGTCACTGTCCAACACGCTGTTCCGCCGCGACGCCTCGGACTTCGCCGCCCACCTGGTCGACGCCGAGACCGGCGAGTTCCACGACCGGTTGTCCGACGGCCAGCGGGAGCACGACCTGGAGATGGCCCGGGTCAACCTCTTCGGCGAGTTCCTCGACCTGGAGGCGGGTGGGCTGTTGGACTCGGCCCTCGACCCGGAGCAGTTGGTGGACACCATCGTCACCCGCTACCGCGAGCTGTGGCATGAGCTGACCGGGGTCGAGGAGTTCGACGGCAGCGAGATGCACCGGATCGAGGGCCGGGTCCGCCGCCTCAACGCACTCGGCTTCGACGTCGCCGAGCTCGACATCACCACCGACATCGACGGGTCCACGATCCGGATCCAGCCGAAGGTCGTCGACGCCGGGCACCACGCCCGTCGGCTGATGCGGCTGACCGGCCTCGACACCGAGGAGAACCAGGCCCGCCGGCTGCTCAACGACCTCGACTCCTACCGGGCCCGCACCGGCCAGCAGAACCTCGACGAGTCGGTCGTCGCCCACCAGTGGTTGACCGAGTGCTTCGAGCCGGTGCTCCACCTGGTGCCGGAGGAGTTCGCCTCCAAGCTGGAGCCGGCGCAGATCTACCACGAGATGCTGGACTACCGCTGGTATCGCTCCGAGGCCGCCGGGCACGAGGTGCCGCTGCTGGAGGCGACCCAGGGCTACGTACGCGACGTGCTGAGCCACCTGCCCGACGAGGAGCTGTCGGTCGCCCCGACCGGCAGCGACCAGCCGCGCGAGGTGATCGCCGCGGTGAGCGCCGACGACCTGGACGACCAGCCGGCGCCGGACGATCCGTGGGAGACCGGTGAGGACCTCGCGGTCGCCACGAACGGCTATCTGGACATGGCCGCGATCCGCGCCAAGGCCGCCCGCCGTCGGGTGCCGTGA